A region of the Fusobacteria bacterium ZRK30 genome:
AAAGTAAATCTGCTTACTCCTCATAGAAGGGATAGCTATTATAATTTCGTCGATATTAAATGCATCTACCAGCCCTGGAATATCAAATCTGTTTCCTAAAACTTTTTTCCCATAGAGAACCATATTTTTCTTTCTGGGATCATCATCTACTACTCCTATTATTTCCAGTTTTAGATGAGGGTTTTTAAGATTCTCTCGGAGTAGCCCTTCTCCTGCTTCTCCTGCTCCTACTATCAATGCTTTTTTTCTGCCGGTTTTATTTTTTTTTCCTAATTGTACACTTTCTAATGTCCTGTGAACTCTAAACGCAAACCTTCCCATAAGAAAGTTACAACCATAATAATATTAAATATATCCAGGGAGTTGGTGTACCTCCAGCTTTTTTTATTTATCTTTAAAATCAAATTTAAAATAATATAGATCACTAAAAAATGAGCTATATACCTCATTCTAAAATATTTTTCCCATTTTCCTTCAAACTTTATCATAAAAGCAAATATAAAAGCTGAACTAAGTAATATGGAATCTAAAAACAGTTTAACACCGTTTCTTATCCTGTCATTTTTTAACATCTTCCCTCCTCCACAAAGTTCTTAATTTGTGTAAATAAACCTTTGAATATTTCGGTGATACCCTTTACAGGTCTTTCGAAATTCATCTCTATATTTTATCACATTTCTATACCATTTAATAGCATATAGATTACTATTCAACATACCTTTTCTTCCATTTGTTTCCATACAAATATTCCCCGTGTAAACATAATTTCCGACTTTCTTAAATTTTATATTATCCCTCTTTTCATCTGCTGTAGATTTCATTTTTATTATCCAGTTGAAATTATTATTCAAAATTTTTATTTCAAATTCACTCAGTAACAACTAAGTTAATCCTATCAAGTTTAACACATTTTTTCCGAAAATTTAAGTTTTTTTTAAGGAATTTTATAATCCCAATTTCAAAATCTACTCTTGAAAGAACTTTCGTCTATAAAAACAAACAAAATCAACTAGTTATTTAAAATTCATAAAAAAATACATAGTATAAATTTATTATACCTATGTATCCTTTATTTTTTTATTTCATCTATCTTATTTCCAATCTACACCTTTGATAAATTCCTTTATAAAAGCTGCAAAGATTCCTAAAAATAATCCTAATATCATCCCGATAGCCACTATCATCTTAGATTTACTCTTTTCCTCTACCTTATAGACAGAAGATATTTTTTCAATCTGCTTTCCTAATTTTTTATCCCCCTTAACTCCTTCTAATCCCAGAGCTTGATTATCATATTTTTCATATAACTTCTTATTAGAGTTCAATTCTTGCAATAAAGTCGGATTAGTTATTGTCAAAATTGATACCATACTCTGATTTTCCAATATTGAGACTGGCTGTTTTTTTATTATCTCTGCTATCTGTTTTTCACCTTCTCTAACTTTCACTCTGTATAGATCTCTTCTTTGGAAAACTAAAGAAATTTCATCTTCTATTGCGTTTTTTAACAACTCAGTTTTTTTCATATTTACAATATTTAAATATAATTCTATCATTTTTTTACTCAGCACTTCATCCTCTATTGTTGTATTCAATGTATAATATTTAAATTTTTCTTTATCTCCAGTTACCTTTTTCAATTCAAGAGAGTCTTGCAAAAACTCTCTTTTATCATCTGAAGTAGTTTTTTTATCTCTTGTTTTCTCAAAATAATATTTGTTAAAGTCCTCATCAGCATAAAATTCATCTACAATATTGTCATCTAAAAACATCTCTTCCACATTAAAATCTTCTACTTCTAATTGAGCTTTTTCTTCGTAATAACTGTCGATGGAGTTTCTCAATGTAAAATTCAATCCGAATTTTTCTATCCTGTTAGATCTGATATACAGAGCTCCCCCTATACTGAAAGCTGTAATTATCACAGTAATCAGAAATATCATTCCCTTATTCCTAATCAATATTTTCAATAGATCCACTAAATCTATCTCATCTTCATAGTCTTTTTCCTTCTCATTCATAAGTTCATTTTTCATTTTCTCACTCTCCTATTCTTTTATTTCTAATTCATTATATCATGTTTAATATCCTATTTATCGCTAACATTTTTTATTTAGTGCAGATATATCTACCGCGAATTACGCAAATACTCCCTAATGAAAACTTTAAATGCAGAAACTCAAAACCACTGAGCTTGTCAGATTTTTTGTCGCATATTTTATTCCTCTGTATATCTTCATGTCCAAGGTTTTTAATAGTTCTATTGGTATTAATTAGGTCATTTGCGGTTAAATTCTTGTTATGTTTTCTATTTTTTTGTAAAAAAAAAGAACCCTTTCGGGTTCCTAGAAAATTGTATTACCCGTAAAGGGCACCACCAATATTTCTATAGTTTGCTTACACAAACTGAGAATATTGCATTAGTTTTTCTTTGACTCTTCAAACTTAGCCCAGATTCCAGCTTTAGTTAATAAAGATTTAACAGTTCTCGTAGGTTGAGCTCCGTTTCCTAATAATCTTAAGATTTCTTCCTCTTTTAATACTACTTTAGAATCTTCTAATGGATAGTAGTTACCTAAGTAAGCTATTGCCTTTCCATCTCTTTTTTGTAATGCTTCCATTGCTACTACTCTGTAAACAGGTCTTTTCTTGCTTCCTAATCTAGTTAATCTAATCTTTAACATAATTATTTCTCCTTTTCTCATTTTAATTTATTTAATAATTTATTATAATTTGTTTTTTAAAACGGTAATTTAAACCCTTTACCCATCTTAGGCATTCCAGGCATCCCTTTACCACCACTGAACATCTTCATCATACCCTTCATTTGTTCAAACTGCTTTAACATCTTATTGATGTCGTGAACTTGGGTAGCAGATCCTCTAGCTATTCTTTTCTTTCTACTAGCGTTTATAACTTTCGGCTTTCTTCTTTCTTCTACAGTCATAGACTGAATAATTGCTTCAGTTTTTTTCATTTCTTTTTCTGCTGGTGCCAGGTCTCCTAGATCTCCTACACCTGGTAACATCTTTAGGATATTCCCTATAGGTCCCATTTTCTTTATATTTTGTAATTGCTTTAGAAAATCTTCTAAATCAAATTCTTGCTTTCTTAATTTTTCTTCTAATAACTTAGCTTCATCTTCATCTATGGCACCTTGA
Encoded here:
- the rpsP gene encoding 30S ribosomal protein S16 — encoded protein: MLKIRLTRLGSKKRPVYRVVAMEALQKRDGKAIAYLGNYYPLEDSKVVLKEEEILRLLGNGAQPTRTVKSLLTKAGIWAKFEESKKN